From a single Rutidosis leptorrhynchoides isolate AG116_Rl617_1_P2 chromosome 5, CSIRO_AGI_Rlap_v1, whole genome shotgun sequence genomic region:
- the LOC139847859 gene encoding GSH-induced LITAF domain protein produces the protein MEDKKNEQPVIGIPYNPNYQQQQQYHHQPPPPPVYAPPQQQYYVGNNPYQSGQIPPNALVGDPKGIPIQQTIYRDTPAPINCAFCGSSGLTTVRSKPSLAAVVGCMMPFMLGVCFLCPSMDCLWHKYHYCPHCNEKLADFEKNDVCLVMDPPSWREPSFALPA, from the exons ATGGAAGACAAGAAAAATGAACAACCGGTGATCGGAATCCCATACAATCCTaactatcaacaacaacaacaatatcatcatcaaccaccaccaccacctgttTACGCACCTCCACAGCAACAATATTACGTCGGAAATAATCCATACCAATCCGGCCAGATCCCACCAAACGCTCTTGTCGGTGATCCAAAAGGTATTCCGATTCAACAGACGATTTATAGAGATACACCTGCTCCAATTAACTGCGCTTTCTGCGGTAGTTCTGGTCTCACCACCGTCAG ATCAAAACCAAGTCTAGCTGCTGTTGTTGGTTGCATGATGCCCTTTATGCTCGGAGTATGCTTTCTTTGTCCTTCAATGGATTGCCTTTGGCACAAGTATCACTATTGCCCTCATTGTAACGAGAAG CTTGCTGATTTTGAGAAGAATGATGTGTGTTTGGTGATGGATCCTCCAAGTTGGCGTGAACCAAGTTTTGCATTGCCTGCATAA